A single window of Paenibacillus sp. FSL H8-0537 DNA harbors:
- a CDS encoding TnsA endonuclease N-terminal domain-containing protein: MKKRTARRIKPIKGRHYRWKVPLLKNNNMIHCESRLERNFVRLLDFDREVLQVESQPVGLLYCYKGKERKYYPDFKVITSDGHIRIVEVKPKSMTQKPENIMKFIIGRMYCDLQGWDYHIVTEEQIFRGYIQENLDKLRAMGNEWTEYNDLVYVLHSLQNTGDSTIEMLQSNCTDLDESTFYKCIYKLIYHQKVYADLFATELSEGTMVSIQIGEEN, translated from the coding sequence ATGAAAAAGCGCACCGCCAGACGTATTAAACCTATAAAAGGCCGTCATTATCGATGGAAAGTCCCACTACTTAAAAATAATAACATGATTCATTGTGAAAGCCGATTAGAACGCAATTTCGTTCGATTACTCGACTTTGACCGTGAAGTACTCCAAGTGGAATCGCAGCCAGTAGGACTTTTATATTGCTACAAGGGTAAAGAAAGGAAGTATTATCCGGATTTCAAAGTCATAACAAGTGATGGACACATCCGGATCGTAGAAGTTAAGCCTAAGTCAATGACGCAAAAGCCCGAAAATATCATGAAATTTATCATTGGCCGGATGTACTGCGACTTGCAAGGCTGGGATTATCATATCGTAACCGAAGAGCAGATTTTCCGTGGTTATATCCAGGAGAATTTGGATAAGCTCAGGGCGATGGGGAATGAATGGACGGAATACAATGATCTAGTTTATGTTCTTCATTCTCTGCAAAACACTGGTGACTCTACAATTGAAATGCTCCAGTCAAACTGTACTGATCTTGATGAATCAACGTTTTATAAGTGTATCTATAAGCTAATTTATCACCAAAAGGTATATGCAGATTTATTTGCTACAGAACTTAGTGAAGGAACAATGGTGTCCATTCAAATTGGAGAGGAGAATTGA
- a CDS encoding DUF3732 domain-containing protein: protein MDFKIEHIVLWPKDAAKKTRYLTFELNKINVITGDSQKGKSSIIPIIDYCLGSSKCTIPVGIIREKTEWFGLVVIIDTKRVLFARKEPGRLSQSSEVYINEEIKDVNELPKPYSKTNVSFLKNRLNEISNMPNLTLADDTDGNSPGKRASFRDFSAFQFQPQHIVANPYTLFFKADTAEHQERLKNIFPLVLGAIDKKTLVLKQELKLMEQVLQKKQRAFNEMKRIANNWILQLRDYYSKAREYGLLLNSPDVSVDWDAQKYIEYLREIPSSITRRVIEVENEATKRAVAELISLADEELEISREIGRQRNQLYKLANLYKSEKQFQESLKIQEERLEPVGWLARLIGEEQACIFCGAVNKKAHEELQHLNEHLQKISASSNYIDNSYDILDREIIKRKTRLSELEGSLNTVRKQKELLQVKSDELRLIRQTENEVYRFLGRLEKALEDYALVNEDDTIQSEISELEKKVKSIKIQIDPKKLKQRLENELKRVSLSIIRYARLLGVENPEDPVLLDIVNLTLRKKSGEREDFLWEIGSGANWMGYHIATLLALHDHFAGLDWNAVPKFLVFDQPSQVYFPDKLQKLSEVEYTPEDILKVQKIFTAFNNHLSLRKKNPTQIILIEHADEITWAAHKDIVHLVKRWREDDPSEDNALIPQEWLT from the coding sequence ATGGATTTTAAAATAGAGCATATTGTTCTTTGGCCTAAGGATGCTGCGAAGAAGACAAGATATCTTACTTTTGAACTGAATAAAATAAATGTTATCACTGGAGATAGCCAAAAAGGGAAATCGTCAATTATCCCTATAATTGATTATTGTTTGGGGAGCAGTAAATGTACAATTCCAGTAGGTATTATCCGTGAAAAGACTGAATGGTTTGGGCTTGTTGTAATTATTGATACAAAGAGAGTATTATTTGCTCGTAAAGAGCCGGGCAGACTTTCTCAGAGTTCAGAAGTGTATATAAACGAAGAAATAAAAGATGTAAATGAGCTGCCCAAACCCTATAGTAAAACTAACGTGTCTTTTTTAAAAAACAGATTGAATGAAATCAGTAATATGCCTAATCTGACACTTGCTGATGATACGGATGGTAATTCTCCTGGGAAGAGAGCAAGCTTTAGAGATTTTTCTGCTTTTCAATTCCAACCCCAGCATATTGTGGCTAATCCCTATACCTTATTCTTCAAAGCTGACACAGCCGAGCATCAAGAACGATTGAAAAATATTTTCCCTTTAGTTCTTGGTGCTATAGATAAGAAAACATTAGTCCTTAAACAGGAACTTAAGCTAATGGAACAAGTGCTTCAAAAGAAGCAAAGAGCTTTTAATGAAATGAAGCGTATTGCAAACAATTGGATTCTTCAATTAAGAGATTACTATTCTAAGGCAAGAGAGTACGGACTACTTCTGAATTCTCCAGATGTTTCCGTTGATTGGGATGCGCAAAAATACATTGAATATCTTAGGGAGATACCATCTTCAATAACTCGAAGAGTAATAGAAGTTGAAAATGAGGCTACTAAAAGGGCTGTTGCTGAATTAATTAGTCTTGCTGACGAAGAGCTTGAAATATCAAGGGAAATCGGCAGACAAAGAAATCAATTATATAAATTAGCCAATCTTTATAAGTCAGAGAAGCAGTTTCAAGAATCATTAAAAATACAGGAGGAAAGGCTAGAACCTGTCGGGTGGTTGGCAAGGTTAATTGGAGAGGAGCAGGCATGTATTTTTTGTGGTGCAGTAAATAAAAAAGCACATGAAGAGCTTCAGCACTTAAATGAACATTTGCAAAAGATAAGTGCTTCATCCAACTACATAGATAATTCTTATGACATTCTAGACAGGGAGATAATAAAGAGGAAGACTCGGTTGTCAGAACTTGAAGGTTCATTAAATACAGTGAGAAAGCAAAAAGAATTGCTTCAGGTCAAGTCGGATGAACTTCGATTGATTAGGCAAACGGAGAATGAGGTATATCGTTTTCTAGGAAGATTAGAGAAAGCACTGGAGGACTATGCTCTGGTAAATGAAGATGATACGATTCAGTCTGAAATCAGTGAACTTGAAAAGAAAGTAAAAAGTATTAAAATACAAATAGATCCAAAGAAACTTAAGCAAAGACTAGAAAATGAGTTGAAAAGGGTATCTCTAAGCATAATACGCTACGCAAGATTGTTAGGTGTTGAAAATCCCGAAGATCCTGTTTTACTAGATATTGTTAACTTAACGTTGCGCAAAAAGTCCGGGGAAAGGGAAGATTTTCTTTGGGAGATTGGTAGTGGGGCCAACTGGATGGGGTATCACATTGCAACTCTGCTCGCGTTACATGACCATTTTGCTGGGCTTGATTGGAATGCAGTACCGAAGTTTTTAGTGTTTGACCAACCAAGTCAGGTGTATTTTCCGGATAAACTTCAAAAGCTATCAGAAGTAGAATATACGCCAGAGGATATCCTAAAAGTACAAAAGATATTTACAGCTTTCAACAATCACCTAAGTTTGCGTAAAAAAAATCCAACTCAAATCATTCTTATTGAACACGCCGATGAGATTACTTGGGCAGCACATAAAGATATTGTTCACCTTGTTAAGAGATGGAGGGAAGATGATCCTTCAGAAGATAATGCATTAATTCCTCAGGAATGGTTGACATAA
- a CDS encoding three component ABC system middle component, translated as MTRVHEFDAVQNQALGALLLWTFVAEYFKVKGENEGPTLPHMMLVLPILFNQDFVENIYKRNFKGGLYNALNEDMSLFAGVQNRMQAMSDLTLRSINFCCSARIVLIDKESYEFIPVRSKIQNFKHNESIHKMLAAAKRLGHWFAINELNQICALLKVRF; from the coding sequence ATGACAAGGGTACATGAATTTGACGCAGTTCAAAACCAAGCCTTAGGAGCCCTACTACTTTGGACATTTGTTGCAGAATATTTCAAAGTTAAAGGTGAAAATGAAGGTCCTACGCTTCCGCATATGATGCTTGTTTTACCAATTTTGTTTAATCAAGATTTTGTTGAAAATATTTATAAAAGAAACTTTAAGGGTGGACTCTATAACGCGTTAAATGAAGATATGTCGCTTTTTGCAGGAGTGCAAAATAGAATGCAGGCCATGAGTGATCTAACACTTAGATCAATAAATTTTTGCTGCTCTGCAAGAATTGTTCTAATAGATAAGGAAAGTTATGAATTTATCCCTGTAAGGAGCAAAATTCAAAATTTTAAACATAACGAGAGTATACATAAAATGTTGGCTGCTGCAAAAAGATTAGGGCATTGGTTTGCAATTAATGAACTTAATCAAATATGTGCGTTATTAAAAGTGAGGTTTTGA
- a CDS encoding IS110 family transposase translates to MMIARGFSKLKFIYSYFWPIPGVGDKLAAVIVADMGDVKQFKGAQQLVAFTRLDPSIFSLGKFATTSSRITKRGSKQLRHSLYLAVQCGLRRHSNSKNREYYE, encoded by the coding sequence ATGATGATAGCAAGAGGTTTCTCAAAACTTAAATTCATATACAGCTATTTCTGGCCTATACCCGGTGTAGGGGATAAACTTGCTGCGGTCATTGTAGCTGATATGGGCGATGTCAAGCAATTTAAAGGCGCCCAACAACTCGTTGCCTTTACAAGGCTCGATCCCAGTATTTTCAGTTTGGGAAAATTCGCAACTACGAGTTCCCGTATTACCAAGCGGGGTTCAAAACAGCTTCGACACTCCTTATATTTAGCAGTTCAGTGTGGATTAAGGCGGCACTCCAACAGTAAGAACAGGGAATATTACGAGTAA
- a CDS encoding DEAD/DEAH box helicase → MSFRIPGSDQHKPQNIISLFNQLGTLDRISLEQGGTVSEYEEVREQHKDIAIEMPAGHGKTLVGGLIGEFNRRTRNWRVVYACATRQLAYQTGELLNSYGIRAVTLVKKRDDFSSVDLGRYQRGDAIVVTTYSHIFNANPAFSDPNQIIFDDAHAAEYAIQGFWELKITRRKNREQFEALIATLGDSISMHLQDKILHGTYDPVHDGADIIPQALWYPRLNQIRTLLDSKVDGTNLYYPWSRIRSHLHGCQIYLSHSTIAIRPVLPPNLRWPAFEKATERIYMTATIGNGGELERVFGVPKMYRISKFDSSANKVSGRRLILFPEDHFDTDQLLDILKETIRTQPRVLCLCPSESVADDLEEILREIVPEYTVFKAWHVEDSLTPFTSSERGILILNGRYEGIDLKDNDCRLQLFIELPVGIGLADKFLQDRLKATEIFNNLLITRVIQGLGRTTRGANDHAAVLFLGSRIGQYLYKDEFRKMLPAEIDSELELGFSQIDYINDKATWLAAIGDFYAQNENWRQAERYIRSETEKKKDDRIDNPTSKYFRETVTSEMDFMYAIWDFQLEKAHRAADKVVQTYQNTPLNGYRAWWNYLLGCVSYFQGNQDQMKEYHNRAIGAGPYKLWLDRRVFDTSLIEDIVYPEPMENQINAILDMLQRYGDRHNRFDKDLKSVHNGLGAKDSDHYEPAFCMLGKLLGFNAERPTGQGTPDGIWHLLKFWTVFEMKTNIIDPTGEIPFDDIRQTFVHDRYVMQNRPFQEGDEVSIVLICAKRLVPQYAAHATDGIYLVDPKLVGDIYEKLEIVLRTVLEKLKYSTFEDAKNRLGELLYEHKLDYLSLNEAFKQVLLKDAITS, encoded by the coding sequence ATGAGTTTTCGAATTCCAGGAAGCGATCAGCATAAACCTCAGAATATCATTAGTCTTTTTAATCAACTGGGTACGCTCGATCGAATCTCTTTGGAACAAGGCGGCACGGTTTCAGAATACGAAGAGGTAAGAGAGCAGCATAAGGATATTGCAATTGAGATGCCTGCTGGCCACGGTAAAACATTGGTTGGAGGACTTATAGGGGAGTTTAATCGCCGCACACGGAATTGGAGAGTAGTTTATGCATGTGCCACGCGCCAGCTTGCTTATCAAACCGGTGAGTTATTAAATTCCTACGGTATTCGAGCCGTTACGCTGGTCAAAAAGAGGGATGATTTCTCTTCTGTGGATTTAGGTCGTTATCAAAGAGGAGATGCGATTGTTGTTACAACATATTCACATATCTTTAATGCGAATCCAGCATTTAGTGATCCAAACCAGATAATTTTTGATGATGCCCATGCGGCTGAGTATGCAATACAGGGGTTTTGGGAACTTAAGATAACTAGGCGCAAGAATCGGGAGCAATTTGAGGCACTAATCGCTACTTTAGGCGATAGTATTTCAATGCACCTCCAAGATAAAATATTGCACGGCACATACGATCCGGTTCATGACGGGGCCGATATTATTCCTCAAGCATTATGGTATCCACGATTAAATCAAATTCGTACGCTTTTGGACAGTAAGGTAGATGGAACCAATCTGTACTATCCATGGAGTCGTATTAGATCTCATCTGCATGGCTGCCAAATCTACTTATCACATTCAACGATTGCGATTCGCCCGGTACTGCCTCCTAATCTTCGCTGGCCTGCTTTTGAGAAAGCAACTGAACGAATTTATATGACTGCTACGATTGGCAATGGTGGTGAATTGGAACGGGTCTTCGGAGTTCCTAAAATGTATCGGATTTCTAAATTTGATTCCTCCGCGAACAAGGTCTCCGGTCGTCGTTTGATTCTATTTCCCGAAGATCATTTTGATACAGACCAACTACTCGATATATTAAAAGAAACAATTCGGACTCAACCTCGGGTGCTTTGTCTATGTCCTTCGGAATCAGTAGCTGATGATTTGGAGGAGATTCTTAGGGAAATCGTCCCGGAGTATACTGTATTTAAGGCATGGCATGTAGAGGACTCCCTCACTCCTTTTACTTCATCAGAGCGAGGCATATTGATTCTTAATGGCCGTTACGAAGGAATTGATCTAAAAGATAATGACTGCAGGTTGCAGCTTTTTATTGAGCTACCTGTCGGTATCGGGTTGGCCGATAAATTTCTGCAGGATCGCCTAAAAGCGACAGAAATTTTCAATAATCTCTTAATTACACGAGTCATTCAAGGATTAGGACGTACGACAAGAGGTGCTAACGATCATGCTGCAGTCCTTTTCCTTGGTTCTCGAATAGGGCAATACCTATATAAGGACGAATTTCGAAAAATGCTTCCAGCTGAAATTGATTCTGAGTTAGAATTAGGATTTAGCCAAATTGATTACATTAATGACAAAGCTACTTGGTTGGCAGCGATCGGAGATTTTTACGCGCAGAACGAAAACTGGAGGCAGGCGGAGCGATACATCCGATCGGAGACGGAGAAAAAGAAAGACGACCGGATAGATAACCCGACAAGTAAGTATTTTCGGGAGACTGTCACTTCGGAAATGGATTTTATGTATGCGATTTGGGATTTTCAGTTGGAAAAAGCTCATCGCGCAGCAGATAAAGTAGTTCAAACTTACCAAAATACACCTTTAAATGGGTATCGAGCTTGGTGGAATTATCTGTTGGGCTGCGTGAGTTATTTCCAAGGAAACCAAGATCAAATGAAGGAGTATCACAATCGTGCAATCGGCGCAGGACCTTACAAATTATGGCTAGATAGAAGGGTATTTGATACTTCCTTAATCGAGGATATAGTTTATCCGGAGCCTATGGAAAATCAAATAAATGCAATATTGGATATGCTACAGCGGTATGGTGACCGGCATAACCGTTTTGACAAAGACTTGAAATCAGTACATAACGGATTGGGAGCAAAAGATTCGGATCACTATGAACCAGCGTTTTGTATGCTGGGGAAACTCTTAGGCTTTAATGCAGAGCGGCCCACTGGGCAGGGCACACCTGATGGAATTTGGCATCTGTTAAAGTTCTGGACAGTTTTTGAGATGAAGACCAATATTATAGATCCAACTGGAGAAATTCCGTTTGACGATATTCGTCAAACGTTCGTGCACGATCGCTATGTAATGCAAAATCGCCCTTTTCAAGAAGGAGATGAGGTCTCTATTGTTTTGATATGTGCGAAGAGACTGGTTCCTCAGTATGCTGCTCATGCTACAGATGGCATTTACCTTGTTGATCCAAAGTTGGTTGGTGACATTTATGAAAAATTGGAAATTGTACTGCGGACTGTTTTAGAGAAATTGAAGTACTCGACTTTTGAAGATGCAAAAAATAGACTTGGTGAACTTCTGTATGAGCACAAGCTTGATTACCTTAGTCTCAACGAGGCATTTAAACAAGTACTTTTGAAAGACGCAATTACCTCTTGA
- a CDS encoding TniQ family protein translates to MTKVLLRRVIPYPDESIRGYMIRLAQANNASPRKLYKLSSLIAGVDPKSLLMIIEKADISKLCELTNLDEDCLLKLTFFYQMGMYGDEDEQILRHISSFGMCTTAYCQVCPVCLHEQPYHRKLWEIRSVTTCPFHQCKLTTTCSKCQKNISPIRRFVTHCNCGFDLRKYDIEKVPESETLLAIMMNERLFGRESSRYFLTGELQELSFRHFLYLHILFCFYFYQILSSQVKVNYSAAFKPIHMHETSIKTFQMFVDWSRSFYDFIDSYRKIPKTFENSKLLKEFGMLHHQLIKHLDAKEYSFVLKSLLDYCNENKTQAAFLNKLKQKIDHTLSRTEKKIDITQAKDKYVDFKTTEKILGISEYIIVDLMRMREIIVVKGRKGIRYCAIESIEKIEKCFKKNIPMKSLNINSEELVTFHEIQTVMNRKIRISEFIVAIIRKKIQPSGTLDGEQGLNRLVFRIADVHRLIKGQGISIQEAAEILMVTTQSLYSWSNKGFLETINNKFSINKDLFDQFVTQYIPLTTLAKLHPKIRSSKRLYEWLDERDIQPVSGRYIDGGCAYLYRKSPLLMRVMDLSSWP, encoded by the coding sequence TTGACAAAAGTATTATTAAGAAGAGTAATTCCATATCCTGACGAGAGCATAAGGGGGTACATGATACGGTTAGCTCAAGCCAATAATGCTTCTCCGAGAAAACTATATAAATTGTCATCGTTAATTGCAGGTGTCGATCCCAAGAGCTTATTAATGATTATTGAAAAAGCGGACATATCAAAACTTTGTGAGTTGACAAATTTGGATGAAGATTGCCTATTAAAACTTACTTTTTTCTACCAAATGGGGATGTACGGGGATGAAGATGAACAAATACTTAGGCACATCAGTTCGTTCGGAATGTGTACTACCGCATACTGTCAAGTATGTCCAGTTTGTCTGCATGAACAACCGTATCATCGGAAACTGTGGGAAATTAGATCTGTTACAACTTGTCCATTCCATCAATGCAAATTAACGACCACCTGTTCTAAATGTCAAAAAAATATTTCACCCATACGACGTTTTGTAACCCACTGTAATTGTGGATTTGATTTGCGAAAATATGATATTGAGAAGGTGCCGGAATCTGAGACCTTATTGGCTATCATGATGAATGAAAGACTATTCGGCAGGGAATCTTCTCGTTATTTTCTAACGGGTGAACTACAAGAACTGAGCTTTCGTCATTTTCTATACTTACATATATTGTTCTGTTTTTATTTTTATCAAATTTTATCCTCTCAAGTGAAGGTCAATTATTCTGCAGCATTTAAACCAATTCACATGCATGAAACGTCGATTAAAACTTTTCAGATGTTTGTAGATTGGTCTCGTTCTTTTTATGATTTTATCGACAGTTATCGAAAAATTCCGAAAACATTTGAAAATAGTAAGTTATTAAAAGAATTCGGCATGCTTCATCATCAGTTAATTAAACATCTAGACGCAAAGGAATATTCTTTCGTTTTAAAATCGCTTCTCGATTATTGCAATGAGAATAAGACTCAAGCAGCCTTTTTGAATAAACTGAAGCAAAAAATAGATCATACGTTATCTCGAACAGAGAAGAAGATTGACATTACTCAAGCAAAAGATAAATATGTAGATTTCAAAACAACGGAAAAGATCTTAGGGATCTCAGAGTATATAATAGTAGATTTAATGAGGATGCGAGAAATCATTGTAGTTAAAGGAAGAAAAGGAATACGTTATTGCGCAATAGAGAGTATAGAAAAAATTGAAAAATGTTTTAAGAAAAACATCCCTATGAAAAGTTTGAATATAAACTCAGAAGAACTGGTAACATTTCATGAAATTCAAACTGTGATGAATCGAAAAATCCGCATTAGTGAATTTATTGTTGCAATAATTAGAAAAAAAATCCAGCCAAGTGGGACTCTAGATGGTGAACAGGGATTAAATCGACTGGTTTTTCGAATAGCAGACGTTCATAGATTAATCAAAGGACAGGGCATTAGTATACAAGAGGCAGCAGAGATTCTCATGGTAACAACTCAGTCCTTGTATTCATGGAGTAACAAAGGATTTCTAGAAACAATAAATAATAAATTTTCGATAAACAAGGATCTTTTCGATCAATTCGTTACACAATATATCCCATTAACAACACTGGCAAAACTGCATCCCAAAATTCGTAGTAGTAAGCGTTTATATGAATGGTTAGATGAAAGAGATATTCAACCTGTTTCAGGTCGTTATATTGATGGTGGTTGTGCTTATTTATACCGAAAATCTCCGTTGTTAATGCGTGTCATGGATCTGAGTTCTTGGCCTTAA
- a CDS encoding transposase, whose product MQTKKALVVEVLMEYQIEAVAGQQGISPKTLGNWVRQYQDEVDDLMVKKQNVNKQVQQDAAQFQDLQKKYEDAVMLLGEKELEIHVLQDLVKKSTSNGSSHPLD is encoded by the coding sequence GTGCAGACGAAGAAGGCGTTGGTGGTGGAGGTGCTAATGGAGTACCAGATTGAGGCCGTAGCCGGACAGCAGGGGATCTCCCCCAAAACGCTTGGAAACTGGGTTCGCCAATATCAGGATGAGGTAGATGACCTTATGGTAAAAAAACAGAACGTGAATAAGCAAGTTCAGCAGGATGCTGCACAGTTTCAGGATCTCCAAAAGAAATACGAAGACGCCGTTATGCTATTAGGTGAAAAAGAACTGGAAATCCATGTCCTGCAAGACCTAGTTAAAAAAAGCACCTCGAATGGAAGTAGCCATCCATTGGATTGA
- a CDS encoding ABC-three component system protein: protein MEGTKKHTAAGAMAGYLFQPERALYWLVKSSEGAQVGIETEDDIVIKTLNDDVTGREQDKHSISENVPFGDSSKDLWNTLGIWCKAIKSKEVNAEICKFHLVTNKVLPDGIAKRMSRAENELQAKACVDEIRKKSVSLPKQLEGISNQVCQSEDSILIKMIKNIVVSDKNDGTYGSELKEQIRSLLLVPSDVPFDEIYNGLLGWVHACALNSWRNRMPAWLKRDLFVVYYHRLLARYKVRPFMETARSLLSVSDGQRNHHMNELYVRQLYLLSIEQNDDLLIEAIDDYLCCMTERTRFSVEGNLTKQDFDLFEESLTNRWRLIHSSKKQAFRIKKRSADDVQSLGELTGLEVLEETLNHRENLAGVPTEQFYLTRGSYHHLANQMLVGWHPEYSNILGGKNDKGT from the coding sequence ATGGAGGGTACCAAAAAACATACAGCTGCTGGTGCGATGGCTGGATATTTATTTCAACCAGAAAGAGCCCTCTATTGGTTAGTGAAAAGTTCGGAGGGGGCTCAAGTTGGTATTGAGACAGAGGACGATATTGTGATAAAAACCCTTAACGACGATGTTACTGGTAGGGAGCAAGACAAGCATTCTATTTCTGAGAATGTCCCATTTGGTGATAGTAGTAAGGATTTATGGAACACCCTAGGGATATGGTGTAAAGCAATAAAATCAAAAGAAGTAAATGCAGAAATATGTAAATTTCATCTGGTGACAAATAAGGTGCTACCTGATGGTATAGCAAAAAGGATGAGTAGGGCGGAGAATGAACTTCAGGCCAAGGCATGTGTAGACGAAATTCGTAAAAAAAGTGTATCGCTACCCAAGCAACTTGAGGGGATTTCCAATCAGGTGTGTCAGAGTGAAGATTCAATTCTAATAAAGATGATTAAAAATATTGTTGTTAGTGACAAAAATGATGGTACATATGGAAGCGAGTTAAAAGAGCAGATTCGCTCACTATTACTGGTTCCTTCAGATGTGCCTTTTGATGAAATTTATAATGGACTACTAGGTTGGGTACATGCATGTGCGTTGAATTCATGGAGAAACCGAATGCCAGCCTGGCTAAAAAGAGATTTATTTGTTGTCTATTACCATAGATTATTAGCGAGATATAAAGTTCGACCATTTATGGAAACGGCAAGAAGTCTTCTTTCGGTTTCAGATGGCCAAAGGAACCATCATATGAATGAATTATACGTGAGGCAATTATATCTACTTTCTATTGAACAAAATGATGATCTATTGATAGAGGCAATCGATGACTATTTATGTTGTATGACGGAACGAACCCGTTTTAGTGTTGAGGGAAATCTTACAAAGCAAGATTTTGACCTCTTTGAAGAGTCTTTGACCAATCGTTGGCGGCTAATCCACTCCTCAAAGAAACAGGCATTCCGAATAAAAAAACGAAGTGCGGATGATGTACAGAGTTTAGGAGAACTTACCGGCCTTGAGGTCTTGGAAGAGACTCTTAACCACCGGGAAAACTTAGCCGGAGTGCCTACAGAACAATTTTATCTAACGCGAGGTAGTTATCATCATTTAGCAAATCAGATGCTGGTTGGATGGCATCCAGAATACAGTAACATTTTAGGGGGCAAAAATGACAAGGGTACATGA